Proteins from a single region of Fusobacterium gonidiaformans ATCC 25563:
- a CDS encoding AtpZ/AtpI family protein, with protein sequence MSGFFNRDFFYYLSLFSQLGITMVGNIAVSLFLYLIFAKYVFRHPLILFLFLLLGIVSGYYQVYKLITQKKERGKKGGRHQDDF encoded by the coding sequence ATGTCAGGATTTTTTAATCGAGATTTTTTCTACTATCTGTCTTTATTTTCTCAATTGGGGATTACTATGGTAGGGAATATCGCAGTTTCCTTGTTTTTGTATCTAATCTTTGCAAAATATGTATTTCGTCATCCTCTCATTCTATTTTTATTTTTACTCTTAGGAATTGTGAGCGGATATTATCAAGTATATAAACTAATTACTCAGAAAAAAGAAAGGGGAAAAAAAGGTGGAAGACATCAAGACGATTTTTAA
- a CDS encoding class I SAM-dependent DNA methyltransferase: MYKHFSKIYDNFMQYADYTKWKEEIEKLILLGQPKGKELLELGCGTGELLKRFEKDYHCHGLDISEHMLKVAQEKLAAQKIPLYLGDMVDFDTGDRYDIIIAIFDTVNHIVDMIDLKRHFRTVFANLKPGGVYIFDIVDRAFMDEMFPNDVFVDVRDDLTVIWEHELEDGIDYIDATYFTHLVGSRYRRVEETYAKKIYHRRELEHAIRRSNLKIQKVVTSTGIAGNRYMYLLKKEEL, from the coding sequence ATGTACAAGCATTTTTCAAAGATTTATGACAATTTTATGCAGTATGCGGATTATACAAAGTGGAAAGAAGAAATCGAAAAGTTGATTCTTTTAGGGCAGCCAAAAGGAAAAGAATTATTAGAGCTTGGTTGTGGAACGGGAGAATTATTAAAACGCTTTGAAAAGGATTATCATTGTCATGGTTTGGACATTTCAGAGCATATGTTAAAAGTAGCTCAAGAAAAATTAGCGGCACAAAAGATTCCTTTATATTTAGGGGACATGGTAGACTTTGATACCGGAGATCGCTATGATATTATTATTGCTATTTTTGATACGGTCAATCATATTGTAGATATGATTGATTTGAAACGACACTTTAGGACAGTCTTTGCAAATTTGAAACCGGGTGGAGTGTATATCTTTGATATTGTGGATAGAGCTTTCATGGATGAAATGTTTCCAAATGATGTTTTTGTAGACGTTCGAGATGATTTAACAGTCATCTGGGAACATGAATTGGAAGATGGAATTGACTATATTGATGCTACTTATTTTACTCATTTAGTAGGATCTCGTTATCGTCGAGTGGAAGAAACTTATGCAAAGAAGATTTATCACAGAAGAGAGTTGGAACATGCCATTCGACGTTCGAATTTGAAGATACAAAAAGTAGTTACGAGTACTGGAATTGCAGGAAATCGATACATGTATTTGTTGAAAAAGGAAGAACTGTAA
- the glmM gene encoding phosphoglucosamine mutase has product MRKYFGTDGIRGEANRELTVDIALRLGYALGYYLKKKSTEKKKIKVILGSDTRISGYMLRSALTAGLTSMGVQVDFVGVLPTPAVAYITKTKKADAGVMISASHNPAKDNGLKVFGSTGYKLPDEVEEEIEYFMDHLGEISTEVLAGDEVGKFKYAEDEYYLYRNYLLSSVKGDFQGIKLIIDAANGSAYRVAKDVFLELGAEVIVINDTPNGKNINVKCGSTHPEILSKVVVGYEADLGLAYDGDADRLIAVDKSGKIVDGDKVIAILSVLMKQHGELHQNGVVTTVMSNMGLENYLKSQGISLVRASVGDRYVLEKMLANGINIGGEQSGHIILSDYATTGDGVLTSLKLVEAIRDAKKDLHEMIREIKDWPQVLINVTVDNAKKNSWKEFPVLTSFIAKMEEEMGENGRVLVRTSGTEPLIRVMVEGREETQVQEIAEKIAEVVRTELA; this is encoded by the coding sequence ATGAGAAAATATTTTGGAACCGATGGGATACGAGGGGAAGCAAATCGAGAGTTAACAGTCGATATTGCATTACGTCTTGGTTATGCTTTAGGATATTATTTAAAGAAAAAATCAACAGAAAAAAAGAAGATTAAAGTCATTCTGGGAAGTGATACTAGAATTTCCGGATATATGTTACGTTCTGCATTGACGGCAGGCTTGACTTCTATGGGAGTGCAAGTAGATTTTGTCGGGGTATTACCAACACCGGCCGTAGCCTATATTACAAAAACAAAAAAAGCGGATGCAGGAGTTATGATTTCTGCTTCTCATAATCCGGCGAAAGACAATGGACTAAAGGTATTTGGTTCAACAGGATACAAGTTGCCGGATGAAGTGGAAGAAGAAATTGAATATTTTATGGATCATCTTGGAGAAATTTCAACAGAAGTCCTTGCCGGAGATGAAGTTGGAAAGTTTAAGTACGCCGAAGATGAATATTATTTGTATCGAAACTATTTGTTATCTTCTGTAAAAGGAGATTTTCAAGGGATCAAACTTATCATCGATGCAGCGAATGGATCTGCTTACCGAGTTGCAAAAGATGTTTTCTTAGAATTGGGAGCGGAAGTGATTGTAATCAACGATACTCCGAACGGAAAAAATATCAATGTAAAATGTGGATCGACTCATCCTGAAATTTTATCAAAAGTTGTGGTTGGTTATGAAGCAGATTTAGGATTAGCCTATGATGGAGATGCAGATCGCTTGATTGCCGTTGACAAAAGTGGTAAAATTGTAGACGGAGATAAAGTCATTGCTATCTTATCTGTTTTGATGAAGCAACATGGAGAGTTACATCAAAATGGAGTGGTTACGACAGTGATGAGTAATATGGGCTTAGAAAATTATTTAAAATCTCAAGGAATTTCTTTGGTAAGAGCTTCTGTTGGAGATCGATATGTATTGGAAAAAATGTTAGCGAATGGAATCAATATTGGTGGGGAACAATCCGGGCATATTATTCTAAGTGATTATGCAACCACAGGAGATGGAGTCTTGACATCTTTAAAATTAGTAGAAGCCATTCGAGATGCTAAAAAAGATTTACATGAAATGATTCGAGAGATTAAAGATTGGCCACAAGTACTGATTAATGTGACTGTCGACAATGCAAAGAAAAACTCTTGGAAGGAATTTCCTGTCTTGACTTCTTTCATTGCAAAAATGGAAGAGGAAATGGGAGAAAATGGAAGAGTCTTAGTAAGAACTTCCGGAACAGAGCCATTGATTCGTGTTATGGTAGAAGGACGAGAAGAAACACAAGTTCAAGAAATTGCCGAAAAAATTGCAGAAGTGGTGAGAACGGAATTGGCATAA
- a CDS encoding Gx transporter family protein, with protein MEVKKKREVYIAAFVLLALYLSLLESLIPKPFPWMKFGFSNIIILVILEKWDKKMAFEVLLLRIFIQALMLGTMFSPGFLVSLCSGFLSLCLTTMLYRVRKYLSLLSISCLSAMFHNAIQLVVVYFLLFRNISLQSKSIMIFVFGFLLLGVISGLITGILVSKLALRIPRSKDKKETEVV; from the coding sequence ATGGAAGTAAAAAAGAAAAGGGAAGTGTACATTGCTGCCTTTGTATTGTTAGCTCTGTATTTATCTCTCTTGGAAAGTCTAATTCCTAAACCCTTTCCATGGATGAAGTTCGGATTTTCAAATATTATCATTTTGGTGATTTTGGAGAAATGGGATAAAAAAATGGCTTTTGAAGTTTTACTACTTCGTATTTTTATCCAAGCATTGATGCTCGGAACGATGTTTAGTCCGGGTTTTTTAGTGAGTCTATGTTCTGGATTTTTAAGCCTATGTTTAACAACGATGTTGTATCGTGTCAGAAAGTATTTATCCCTTCTTTCCATTAGCTGTCTGTCAGCAATGTTTCATAATGCAATACAATTGGTAGTTGTATATTTTTTATTGTTTCGTAATATTTCCTTGCAATCAAAATCTATTATGATTTTTGTTTTTGGTTTTCTATTACTAGGGGTCATTTCAGGATTGATTACAGGGATTTTAGTGAGTAAATTAGCTTTACGAATACCGAGGTCAAAGGATAAAAAGGAGACGGAAGTAGTATGA
- the purB gene encoding adenylosuccinate lyase, translating into METKIYSNPLAERYSSKEMLEVFSPDFKFSTWRKLWVALAESEKELGLEIQDEQIQQMKENIYDIDYTLASQKEKEFRHDVMAHVHAFGTQAPLAMPIIHLGATSAFVGDNTDLIQIREALLLTKQKMVNVMAELSKFAKENRALPTLGFTHFQAAQLTTVGKRACLWLQSLMLDLEELEFRNSTLRFRGVKGTTGTQASFKDLFEGDFQKVRELDEKVTEKMGFDKRFLVTGQTYDRKVDSEVMNLLANIAQTAHKFTNDLRLLQHLKEIEEPFEKNQIGSSAMAYKRNPMRSERISSLAKFVIALQQSTAMTAATQWFERTLDDSANKRLSLPQAFLAVDAILIIWKNIMDGLVVYPKMIEKRIMSELPFMATEYIIMECVKQGGDRQELHERIRQHSMEAGKQVKVEGKENDLIDRILADDYFKLDKERLLEILDPKSFTGFAAEQVLDFLELEIQPILEKNKDQLGMNSELRV; encoded by the coding sequence ATGGAAACAAAAATTTATAGTAATCCCCTAGCAGAGAGATACAGTTCTAAGGAAATGTTGGAGGTTTTTTCTCCGGATTTTAAATTTTCTACTTGGAGAAAGCTTTGGGTTGCTTTGGCAGAATCCGAAAAAGAATTAGGATTGGAGATTCAAGATGAGCAAATTCAACAAATGAAAGAAAATATTTATGATATTGATTATACTTTGGCAAGTCAAAAAGAAAAAGAGTTTCGTCATGACGTGATGGCTCATGTCCATGCTTTTGGAACACAAGCACCTTTGGCAATGCCTATTATTCACCTAGGGGCTACGAGTGCTTTTGTAGGAGACAATACGGATTTAATTCAAATTCGAGAAGCTTTGTTATTGACGAAACAAAAAATGGTAAACGTGATGGCGGAATTATCTAAATTTGCAAAAGAAAATAGAGCCTTACCGACTTTGGGATTTACTCACTTTCAAGCAGCTCAATTAACAACAGTTGGAAAACGAGCTTGTCTTTGGTTACAAAGTTTGATGTTAGATTTGGAAGAATTGGAATTTAGAAATTCTACCCTTCGTTTCCGTGGAGTGAAAGGAACGACCGGGACACAAGCAAGTTTTAAAGATTTGTTTGAGGGAGACTTCCAAAAAGTCAGAGAGTTAGATGAAAAAGTAACAGAGAAAATGGGATTTGATAAGAGATTTTTAGTAACCGGTCAAACCTATGACAGAAAAGTGGATTCGGAAGTTATGAACCTATTGGCAAATATTGCACAAACGGCACATAAATTTACGAATGATTTAAGATTGTTGCAACACCTGAAAGAAATTGAAGAACCATTTGAAAAAAATCAAATTGGATCTTCTGCTATGGCATACAAGAGAAATCCAATGAGAAGTGAAAGAATTTCTTCTTTGGCAAAATTTGTCATTGCTCTACAACAAAGTACAGCGATGACGGCAGCGACACAATGGTTTGAAAGAACCTTGGATGATTCCGCAAACAAGAGATTATCTTTGCCGCAAGCTTTCTTGGCTGTAGATGCTATCTTAATTATTTGGAAAAATATTATGGACGGTTTGGTAGTATATCCGAAAATGATTGAAAAAAGAATCATGTCGGAATTACCATTTATGGCAACGGAATACATCATTATGGAATGTGTAAAACAAGGTGGAGATAGACAAGAATTACATGAAAGAATTCGTCAACATTCTATGGAAGCTGGAAAGCAAGTGAAAGTAGAAGGGAAAGAGAATGACCTAATTGACCGAATTTTAGCAGATGATTATTTTAAATTGGATAAGGAACGATTGTTAGAAATTTTGGATCCGAAAAGCTTCACAGGCTTTGCAGCAGAGCAAGTTTTAGATTTCTTAGAATTAGAAATTCAACCAATTTTAGAAAAAAATAAAGATCAATTAGGAATGAATTCCGAATTAAGGGTGTAG
- the rimI gene encoding ribosomal protein S18-alanine N-acetyltransferase, which yields MLRRLEQEDIDFLYALEQTNFPTSYYSKSQLLEMLSDEAYSIYGIERDKKLIAYVIFFNSIDCQELMKIAVSQEYRRQGLATKLLEVEKRRPILLEVRESNLGAQEFYKQHGFEKIYVRKQYYRDNGENAVILEKK from the coding sequence ATGTTACGAAGATTAGAACAAGAAGATATTGATTTTTTATATGCTTTGGAGCAGACAAATTTCCCAACCAGCTATTATTCAAAGAGTCAGCTTTTAGAAATGCTATCAGACGAAGCTTATTCAATCTATGGGATTGAAAGAGACAAAAAATTGATTGCCTATGTCATTTTCTTCAATTCAATTGATTGTCAAGAACTTATGAAAATCGCTGTGAGTCAAGAATATAGAAGGCAGGGATTGGCGACAAAGTTACTAGAAGTAGAAAAAAGAAGGCCGATTTTATTAGAAGTACGAGAGAGCAACTTGGGAGCACAAGAGTTTTATAAACAACATGGATTTGAAAAAATTTATGTTAGAAAACAATATTACCGTGATAATGGCGAAAATGCAGTTATTTTGGAAAAGAAATAA
- the lepB gene encoding signal peptidase I, whose translation MRNHILWNVIIYVIVTSFFLYIWWKQKKLAGIIEQYRIRFGNWIIEKFNVQAEAAKKAIQRFIDVTEALVTALVLVLVLQHFYVGNFKIPTPSMVPTIEIGDRVLANMVVYRFTSPKKEDVIVFKEPIEDSKNYTKRVIALPGETIKIEGNAVYTDNQKNEKRSYSILPSTSDIPRSLMEGEEWKVPKKGDHITVVPSTNYKQLFVENGLNPNEIQKGIMENAALAFMFMPNLQFYINGEPTGPILDFLHDNSSLNHLMAGEVVEQDLDQDYYFVLGDNTDHSADSRIWGFVKKERITGKVLFRFWPLNRVGFVK comes from the coding sequence ATGAGAAATCATATTCTGTGGAATGTAATTATTTATGTCATTGTAACTTCTTTTTTCCTATATATTTGGTGGAAACAAAAGAAATTAGCAGGAATCATAGAACAATATCGGATTCGGTTTGGAAATTGGATCATTGAGAAATTTAATGTTCAAGCAGAAGCGGCGAAAAAAGCAATACAACGATTCATTGATGTCACAGAAGCTTTAGTCACTGCTTTAGTTTTAGTACTAGTATTGCAACATTTTTATGTGGGAAATTTTAAAATTCCTACTCCATCTATGGTACCGACCATTGAAATTGGAGATAGAGTATTAGCCAATATGGTTGTTTATCGATTTACTTCTCCGAAGAAAGAAGATGTGATTGTGTTTAAAGAGCCGATCGAGGACAGTAAGAATTATACAAAACGTGTGATTGCTCTTCCAGGGGAAACGATTAAAATAGAAGGAAATGCAGTGTACACAGATAATCAAAAAAATGAAAAGAGGTCTTATAGCATTTTACCGAGTACTAGTGATATTCCAAGAAGTTTAATGGAAGGAGAGGAATGGAAAGTTCCTAAAAAAGGAGATCACATTACTGTGGTGCCAAGCACAAATTACAAACAACTTTTTGTAGAAAATGGATTAAATCCGAATGAGATTCAAAAAGGAATTATGGAAAACGCAGCTTTGGCATTTATGTTTATGCCAAATTTGCAATTCTACATCAATGGAGAGCCTACGGGACCAATTTTAGATTTTTTGCATGATAATAGCAGTTTGAATCATTTAATGGCAGGAGAAGTTGTAGAGCAAGATTTAGACCAAGATTATTATTTTGTATTGGGAGACAACACAGATCATAGTGCAGATTCAAGAATTTGGGGTTTTGTTAAAAAAGAACGAATTACCGGAAAAGTTTTATTCCGTTTCTGGCCTCTAAATCGAGTAGGATTTGTGAAATAG
- the rplS gene encoding 50S ribosomal protein L19: protein MKEKLIQLVEKDYLRTDIPQFKAGDTIGVYYKVKEGNKERVQLFEGVVIRVNGGGIAKTFTVRKVTAGIGVERIIPINSPMIDKIEVLKVGRVRRSKLYYLRGLSAKKARIKEIIK from the coding sequence ATGAAAGAAAAATTAATTCAATTAGTAGAAAAAGACTATTTGAGAACTGACATCCCTCAATTTAAAGCTGGGGATACTATCGGAGTTTACTACAAAGTAAAAGAAGGAAACAAAGAAAGAGTTCAATTATTTGAAGGAGTTGTTATTCGAGTAAACGGTGGAGGAATTGCAAAAACTTTCACAGTAAGAAAAGTAACTGCTGGAATTGGAGTAGAAAGAATTATTCCTATAAACTCTCCAATGATTGATAAAATTGAAGTTCTTAAAGTCGGAAGAGTTAGAAGATCTAAACTTTATTATCTTCGAGGATTATCTGCTAAAAAAGCAAGAATTAAAGAAATCATTAAATAA
- a CDS encoding methionine ABC transporter ATP-binding protein, with protein MIQLKQVNKIYNNGFHAVKDINLEIQKGDIFGIIGLSGAGKSSLIRMLNRLEETSSGEIWMDGVNINSLSKDQLLKKRKKIGMIFQHFNLLSSRTVSENIAFSLEIANWKKEDIQRRVKELLELVELSEKANYYPSQLSGGQKQRVAIARALANKPDILLSDEATSALDPKTTKSILDLLREIQKKFSLTVVMITHQMEVVREICNKVAIMSEGKIVEQGGVHHIFSNPTSEITKELISYVPEKKEQNFTRKKGHMLLKLNFLGSISEEPIISNIIRTCAIDISIISGKIDTLATMNVGHLYVELSGNLEAQEKAIAAFQEADVKVEVIYNAL; from the coding sequence ATGATACAGCTAAAACAGGTCAATAAGATTTACAACAATGGTTTCCATGCTGTAAAAGACATCAATCTAGAAATTCAGAAAGGAGATATTTTTGGAATTATCGGTCTGAGTGGGGCAGGAAAATCTTCCCTCATTCGGATGTTAAATCGTTTAGAAGAAACAAGTTCCGGGGAAATTTGGATGGACGGAGTGAATATCAATTCTCTCTCTAAGGATCAATTACTGAAAAAACGAAAAAAGATAGGAATGATTTTTCAACATTTTAATTTATTATCTTCCAGAACCGTTTCAGAAAATATTGCTTTTTCTTTAGAAATTGCAAATTGGAAAAAAGAAGACATTCAAAGAAGAGTAAAAGAGTTATTAGAACTTGTGGAACTGAGTGAAAAAGCAAACTACTATCCAAGTCAACTTTCCGGAGGTCAAAAGCAAAGGGTTGCCATTGCTAGAGCCTTAGCTAATAAACCTGATATTTTACTTTCCGATGAAGCGACTTCTGCTTTAGATCCGAAAACAACCAAATCGATTTTAGATTTATTGCGAGAAATTCAAAAGAAATTTTCTCTTACCGTCGTTATGATTACTCATCAAATGGAAGTTGTCCGAGAAATTTGTAATAAGGTTGCCATCATGTCCGAGGGAAAAATTGTAGAGCAAGGAGGGGTACATCACATTTTCTCCAATCCAACATCAGAAATTACAAAAGAACTCATTTCTTATGTTCCTGAAAAGAAAGAACAAAACTTTACAAGAAAAAAAGGACATATGCTATTAAAATTAAATTTCTTGGGAAGCATTTCGGAAGAACCGATTATTTCTAATATTATTCGAACTTGTGCTATCGATATTAGTATTATTTCAGGAAAAATTGATACCCTTGCCACAATGAATGTCGGTCATCTTTATGTAGAGCTTTCGGGAAACTTAGAAGCACAAGAAAAAGCAATCGCTGCCTTTCAGGAAGCAGATGTAAAAGTGGAGGTGATTTACAATGCTCTTTAA
- a CDS encoding methionine ABC transporter permease → MLFNMLWTSSLETLYMVFFSTVFALLLGFPFGILLVITKENGLWEHPKFHQVLETSINILRSFPFIILMIVLFPLSRVITGTTIGSTAAIVPLAIGTAPFVARMIEGALLEVDSGLIEASESMGASNWTIIRKVMIPEATSSLINGITITIISLIGYSSMAGAIGAGGLGDLAIRYGYQRFQIDLMCYAIVILLIIVQATQWIGNWFILKRKKKLG, encoded by the coding sequence ATGCTCTTTAATATGTTATGGACTTCTAGCTTAGAAACTTTATACATGGTATTCTTTTCTACAGTATTTGCTCTACTATTAGGTTTTCCTTTTGGAATCTTATTAGTGATTACGAAAGAAAATGGTCTATGGGAACATCCAAAATTTCATCAAGTATTGGAAACAAGCATCAACATCTTACGTTCCTTTCCTTTTATCATTTTAATGATAGTCTTGTTTCCACTTTCTCGAGTGATTACAGGAACAACCATCGGTTCAACCGCAGCAATTGTTCCTCTGGCAATCGGGACCGCTCCCTTCGTGGCAAGAATGATAGAAGGTGCCTTACTCGAAGTTGATTCGGGTCTAATCGAAGCCAGTGAAAGTATGGGAGCTTCGAACTGGACCATTATTCGAAAAGTAATGATTCCGGAAGCGACTTCTTCTCTTATCAATGGAATTACGATTACGATTATCAGTTTAATTGGATATTCCTCTATGGCCGGAGCCATCGGAGCAGGAGGATTAGGAGATTTAGCCATCCGTTATGGGTATCAACGCTTTCAAATCGATCTTATGTGCTATGCCATTGTGATTCTTTTAATTATTGTGCAAGCAACGCAATGGATTGGAAATTGGTTTATTTTGAAAAGAAAGAAAAAATTAGGTTAA
- a CDS encoding MetQ/NlpA family ABC transporter substrate-binding protein has translation MLKKVFTIGSFVVLSSLALAGTLKVGASPVPHAEILNFVKADLKKQGVDLKVVEFTDYVTPNLALSDGELDANFFQHIPYLQKFASERKLKLTSVGKIHVEPIGLYSKKAASLKNLKKGATIAIPNDPSNGGRALILLHNKKLLVLKEPKNLYATEFDIVKNPNNFKFKAVETAQLPRVLADVDAALINGNYALESGLNPTKDALLLEGKESPYANVIAVKVGKEKNADIQKLVKTLQNPKVKEFIEKQYKGGVVAAF, from the coding sequence ATGTTAAAAAAAGTATTTACTATCGGAAGTTTTGTTGTATTATCATCATTGGCTTTAGCGGGAACTTTAAAAGTTGGGGCAAGTCCTGTTCCACATGCTGAAATTCTAAATTTTGTAAAAGCAGATTTGAAAAAACAAGGAGTAGATTTAAAAGTGGTAGAATTTACCGACTATGTAACTCCAAACTTAGCTTTATCTGACGGAGAATTGGATGCCAATTTCTTTCAACACATTCCTTACTTACAAAAGTTTGCAAGTGAAAGAAAATTAAAGTTAACTTCTGTCGGAAAAATTCATGTGGAACCGATTGGACTATATTCTAAAAAAGCAGCTTCTTTAAAAAATTTAAAAAAGGGAGCAACGATTGCAATTCCTAATGATCCATCCAATGGTGGAAGAGCTTTGATTCTTCTGCATAATAAAAAGTTATTAGTTTTAAAAGAGCCTAAAAATCTTTATGCTACTGAATTTGATATTGTAAAAAATCCAAATAACTTTAAATTTAAGGCCGTAGAGACTGCTCAATTGCCAAGAGTGTTAGCTGATGTCGATGCTGCTCTTATCAATGGAAACTATGCTTTAGAATCTGGACTAAATCCAACAAAAGATGCTTTATTATTAGAAGGAAAAGAATCTCCTTATGCCAATGTTATTGCAGTAAAAGTAGGAAAAGAAAAAAATGCAGATATACAAAAACTAGTAAAAACTCTTCAAAATCCAAAAGTAAAAGAATTCATCGAAAAACAATACAAAGGCGGTGTCGTTGCTGCTTTCTAA
- a CDS encoding type II toxin-antitoxin system RelE family toxin — protein MRYQVEFSQQGKKELKKLDAFAQKIIMKWISKNLINTENPRIHGKELKGNLKSFWRYRVGNYRLLADIQDENITILLIKIGHRREIYDKK, from the coding sequence ATGAGATACCAAGTAGAATTTTCACAACAAGGAAAAAAAGAACTCAAAAAACTAGATGCTTTTGCTCAGAAAATTATTATGAAATGGATTTCTAAAAATTTAATAAATACAGAAAATCCAAGAATACATGGCAAAGAATTAAAGGGAAATTTAAAATCATTTTGGAGATATCGTGTTGGAAATTATAGGCTATTAGCAGATATCCAAGATGAAAATATAACTATTTTACTCATTAAGATCGGGCATAGAAGAGAAATTTATGATAAAAAATGA
- the relB gene encoding type II toxin-antitoxin system RelB family antitoxin — translation MSVISLRLNEKEEKLLKEFSEFEGLGISSYIKKIIYERLEDEYDIQCFDKAYEEYLESGKKSYSFDEVLNELGIEL, via the coding sequence ATGTCTGTTATTTCCTTGAGATTAAATGAGAAAGAAGAAAAATTATTAAAAGAATTTTCAGAATTTGAGGGCTTAGGTATTTCCTCGTATATAAAGAAAATTATTTATGAGCGATTAGAGGACGAATATGATATTCAATGTTTTGATAAAGCTTATGAAGAATATTTGGAAAGTGGAAAAAAATCTTATTCTTTTGATGAAGTTTTAAATGAATTGGGAATTGAATTATGA
- a CDS encoding ATP-binding protein, whose translation MTTIESKPFNPNIANGFFRAGFIETWGRGIEKICEACSNYGIKIPEYTVYPEDITLKFEALNTAKNAAKNAASKIDDNFYLVFDYLNQFPTTKHKNIMEDLNISRRTLERIISLLKEQSYIERIGNNRSGYWKILKKEELPIILFQITLQKKIPTDNKTIVPPGFNP comes from the coding sequence TTGACAACTATAGAATCTAAGCCATTCAATCCTAATATAGCAAATGGATTTTTTAGAGCTGGGTTTATCGAAACTTGGGGTAGAGGTATTGAAAAAATATGTGAAGCCTGTAGTAATTATGGAATAAAAATACCTGAATATACGGTATATCCTGAAGATATTACACTTAAATTCGAAGCATTAAATACCGCCAAGAATGCCGCCAAGAATGCCGCCAGCAAGATAGATGATAATTTTTATCTAGTCTTTGACTATCTAAATCAATTCCCAACTACAAAACATAAAAATATTATGGAAGATTTAAATATAAGTAGAAGAACTTTAGAGAGAATTATCTCTCTCTTAAAGGAGCAATCCTACATCGAAAGGATTGGAAACAATCGTTCTGGTTATTGGAAAATATTAAAAAAAGAAGAGCTGCCTATCATACTTTTCCAAATCACATTGCAGAAGAAAATTCCAACCGATAACAAAACGATTGTTCCTCCCGGTTTTAATCCATAA
- a CDS encoding metal ABC transporter permease → MLQYEFMQKAFFVGLLLSIIVPCIGSFIVLKRLSMLGDALSHASLSGVAFGLLLAWNPLVGAFLACVIAGLGTEYLRKKIPQYSEISIAVITSLGVGFAGVLSSFIKNATSFHSFLFGSIVAISTLEVIMITCVSVLVLFLFLFFYKELFYIAFDEEGARVAGVPVNRINFIVAIITAITVSIASRTVGALMISSFMVLPMAAAMQVARSYKTTILFAIFYAVCSTLLGLTLSYYYGLKPGGTIVLLSVGIFFCNVIWKSMIGSSSFFNIFQ, encoded by the coding sequence ATGCTTCAGTATGAGTTTATGCAAAAAGCTTTTTTTGTAGGTCTTTTGTTATCTATTATTGTTCCATGTATTGGGAGTTTTATTGTTTTAAAGCGTCTTTCCATGTTAGGAGATGCCCTTTCTCATGCTTCTTTGAGTGGAGTAGCTTTTGGCTTACTTCTTGCTTGGAATCCTTTGGTAGGGGCTTTTCTCGCTTGTGTGATTGCAGGACTAGGAACCGAATATCTACGAAAAAAAATTCCACAATATTCAGAAATTTCTATCGCAGTGATTACTTCCTTGGGAGTGGGTTTCGCCGGAGTATTATCCAGTTTTATTAAAAATGCCACTTCTTTTCATAGCTTTTTATTTGGAAGTATTGTGGCGATTTCTACTTTAGAAGTGATTATGATTACTTGTGTCAGTGTTTTAGTTCTTTTTCTTTTCTTGTTTTTTTATAAAGAACTTTTCTATATTGCCTTTGATGAAGAGGGAGCAAGAGTAGCAGGAGTGCCAGTGAATCGAATCAATTTTATTGTAGCGATTATCACGGCAATTACAGTTTCCATTGCCTCTAGAACCGTGGGAGCCTTGATGATTTCTTCTTTCATGGTTTTACCTATGGCAGCGGCAATGCAAGTAGCAAGAAGTTATAAGACTACAATCCTATTTGCTATCTTTTATGCGGTATGTTCGACTTTGTTGGGTTTAACTTTATCCTATTATTATGGATTAAAACCGGGAGGAACAATCGTTTTGTTATCGGTTGGAATTTTCTTCTGCAATGTGATTTGGAAAAGTATGATAGGCAGCTCTTCTTTTTTTAATATTTTCCAATAA